The Flavobacterium piscisymbiosum genome includes a region encoding these proteins:
- a CDS encoding NADP-dependent oxidoreductase, with protein sequence MKAFTIDKYAKNRSLQLTEMPVPEIKDNDVLVEIYAAGVNLLDSKIKTGEFKLILRYKLPLILGHDVAGVITKTGKNVKNFKVGDEVYARPADHRIGTFAEFIAINESDVALKPKNLSMEEAASIPLVALTAWQVLVERAKVKEGQEVFIQAGSGGVGTIAIQLAKHLGATVATTASAKSFDLMKELGADIVIDYKNSDFENRLNNYDVVLNSQDQKTLEKSLRILQSGGKLISISGPPTPVFAKEIGAPWFVKIILSLLSSGIRKKAKHKNVDYSFLFMKANGQQLSKITTLIESGIIKPIVDKVFTFEKTNEALSYVESGRAKGKIVIKMK encoded by the coding sequence ATGAAAGCATTTACAATTGATAAATATGCTAAAAACAGAAGTTTGCAGCTTACAGAAATGCCTGTTCCGGAAATAAAAGACAATGATGTTCTGGTTGAAATTTATGCAGCAGGAGTGAACCTTTTAGATTCTAAAATAAAAACAGGAGAATTTAAACTTATTTTGCGGTACAAACTGCCATTAATCCTGGGGCATGATGTAGCGGGAGTAATTACGAAAACAGGCAAAAATGTAAAAAACTTTAAAGTTGGAGATGAAGTTTATGCAAGACCTGCAGATCACCGTATTGGTACATTTGCCGAATTTATTGCCATAAATGAAAGCGATGTTGCACTAAAACCGAAGAATCTTTCTATGGAAGAAGCAGCATCTATTCCGTTAGTTGCCTTAACAGCCTGGCAGGTTTTGGTAGAAAGAGCAAAAGTTAAAGAAGGACAAGAAGTTTTTATTCAGGCAGGTTCAGGCGGCGTAGGAACAATCGCCATTCAGTTAGCGAAACATTTGGGAGCGACTGTTGCGACTACAGCAAGCGCCAAAAGTTTTGATTTAATGAAGGAACTTGGAGCAGATATCGTTATTGATTATAAAAATAGTGATTTCGAAAATCGTTTGAACAATTACGATGTTGTACTGAACAGTCAGGATCAAAAAACGCTCGAAAAATCGCTGCGAATACTACAATCCGGCGGAAAACTTATTTCTATTTCAGGACCGCCAACGCCTGTTTTTGCTAAAGAAATTGGAGCACCGTGGTTTGTGAAGATTATCCTTTCGTTATTAAGTTCAGGAATTCGTAAAAAAGCAAAGCATAAAAATGTCGATTATTCTTTTCTATTTATGAAAGCGAATGGGCAACAGTTAAGCAAAATTACAACACTTATCGAGTCAGGAATCATTAAACCAATTGTCGATAAAGTTTTTACTTTCGAAAAAACCAATGAAGCTTTATCGTATGTAGAAAGCGGACGTGCTAAAGGAAAAATTGTAATCAAAATGAAATAA
- a CDS encoding cysteine hydrolase family protein, whose product MKLRDQNTALILIDVQKGFNEENHWGGNRNNKDAETKMAQILEKWRTLQLPVFHVVHSSIHPDSKLHPSHPGFEIKDEVKPIIGEPVISKNVNSAFIGTDLKERIDNLGITKLVIVGLTTNHCVSTTTRMAGNFGFGVFLISDATATFDRIGINGEKYDSELVHQISLASLHNEFAEVIDTKTLLELV is encoded by the coding sequence ATGAAACTTAGAGACCAAAATACAGCCCTTATTTTAATTGATGTTCAGAAAGGTTTTAATGAAGAAAATCATTGGGGCGGAAATAGAAATAATAAAGATGCCGAAACAAAAATGGCTCAGATTCTCGAAAAATGGCGAACGCTGCAATTACCCGTTTTTCATGTCGTTCATAGCTCCATACATCCCGATTCAAAACTCCACCCTTCACATCCCGGATTCGAAATCAAAGACGAAGTAAAACCAATTATTGGCGAACCCGTAATTTCAAAAAACGTCAACAGTGCTTTTATAGGAACTGATTTAAAAGAAAGAATTGACAATCTCGGAATCACCAAACTGGTAATTGTAGGACTTACCACGAATCATTGCGTTTCGACAACCACAAGAATGGCAGGGAATTTTGGTTTTGGAGTCTTTTTAATTTCTGATGCCACGGCAACTTTTGACCGAATTGGCATCAACGGAGAAAAATATGATTCGGAATTGGTACATCAAATATCCCTGGCTAGTTTACACAACGAATTTGCAGAAGTTATCGATACAAAAACACTTCTGGAATTGGTTTAA